GGACATAGCAAAGCTCATGAATCCACATCTGATTATCTGATTGGTCAAAGCAAGGCTGATTTGTGGAGGGAAAGGAATGTTAATGCTTTAGATATCGATGAAAGAAATCATGAACACACTGTTAACAGGCATCCCAGTCTCTTTGCAGTTTCACCTTCATCTGATTTATCTAAATCCTGGTCTAATCTGGCTTCTTCTTGGAAAATGGCAAATGGAAACCTAAACCAAAAGTTGATATCAGTTCAGAAACCTCCATTTTTAAAGGCATTGGATGCCTTGAGTAGGAGTTCTCAGTCGCATCAAAGCAACGGAGTTTTGGAAGCTAGTTGGCCTCTGAACATCAATTCAAAGCCTGACCCGGGTTTTCATTGTGATGTACCTGTACAGAATGGGTTTTACCCTGGGTTGTCATCGTATTGTTCCAAGGAACCATCAACAAACATCTCTTCAATTAGCTATGACCGCCTCAATCACGATAATGATTGTAAGATAATTCCTCAACATTTCATCAACAATCTTTCCTCAAAATCCTTTAAGGGTTCAAATTCAAATTGCAACGATGTGAAGGCTGGAAAAGGTATTGACTTGAATGTGTTGCTTTCAAATGGTTCATCCATGGATGGAGAGAAAGAGCACGAGGATCATGTTGTATTGCCTTGGCTAAGAGCAAAGACAATGTGTAAGAATGAGGTAGAAAATGCTGATAGGTGCATAACTATAGGAGAGTCAAGCTTCTCACATGTTGCATCAAAGTCCAACAAAGGGAAAACTGGACAGGGGGCTAGCGGAACATTTTTGCATATTGTTCCTTCCGTTTCAGGTTCTAATGAAATTGAGCAAAGCAGGATGAAGTTGAGTGAATTCTCTGGTAACAAGAAAATTCTTGGTGTCCCCATATTTGATATTCCTCATGTTTCTCCTAAGAAGGAGGTCTCTTCAAATACACCTCCATCCATGCCAATCCGTAATCCATGCGATCTAGAACCGGCGGAAAATAGTAGGAAAACCCGGATATTTGATATTAATTTGCCTTGCGATGATGCTGCTGCTCTTGAATTGGATGAAGTAGTGAATGAAACTGTTGTTACTAAGGAAAGATCTTCAACATCAAAGCCCAACTCTAGGATTCAAATCGACCTGAACTTGAGTATGAGTGATGATGAAGCTTCTTTGATGTCTATTCCAAGTGCCAATGAAGAAGTGCATACAGAGATAGATCTAGAAGTCCGTGCTGTTCCCGAGACTGAGGAGGATACCATAACTGAAGAAAAGCAGCTTGAAAGTTCTCTATCATCAGGAGAAGGTCCTGAAGAGAAAGTTGAACAGCCACAACAGCCACAGGATGAACTTGTGAGAAATGCCGCAGAGGCAATTGTTGCTTTATCATTGGTTCCTTGTGATCAAGTTGATGGTGTGATGTGTAGCTTGTTGGAAAGTCCAATGCAGGACCCGCTTAGTTGGTTTGCAGATTTAATTTCTTCTTCTAAGGACAATCTTGAGAGTACATGCGATGATTCGAGGGGAAAAGATGGTGAGGACAATGAGGGATGTTCGACTATTGTTCTGGAGGAATTGGACTACTTTGAGTCCATGACATTGAAACTGAAAGAGACCAAGGAAGAGGACTACATGCCGAAACCTATTGTTCCGGAGGACTTCAAAATTGAAGAAACAATACAATTGTTGCCTACTCGGGCAAGAAAGGGACCTGCAAGGAGAGGGAGGCAGCGGAGGGACTTCCAACGGGACATCCTTCCAGGCCTTGCGTCTTTATCGAGACATGAAGTGACAGAAGACCTTCAGATATTTGGAGGGCTTATGAGAGCTACAGGCCATTCATGGCATTCAGGGTTAACTAGGAGAAATTCTTCTAGGAATGGCTGTGGCCGGGGAAGGAGAAAGGCGCAAGTTAACCCGTCTCCCCCTCTGCCGCCAGTAGCCAATGAAACTTGCACTCCACTGATCCAGCAACTTAATAATATCGAAGTGGGGCTGGAGGATAGAAGCCTAACAGGCTGGGGCAAGACAACCAGAAGGCCACGGAGGCAAAGGTGCCCGGCAGGTAATCCTCCGTCGATCCCATTAACCTAGTCACTGTTAGAGgcttaaaaaatttttagatgaGAAAATTTATTTAGGGGTATGAACTAGCAGGATCAGTTCCAAATTGACAGGGGAACACACATGATGATTGTTCCTTAGCCATGGGGATTTCTTGTACATTTTCTTCAATCCCGGATTCGGGTAAATATGCTTGATTTTCAACAATCTCCAGGTGATACAACTTGTATTATTCTTGAATAATGTTGCATGATTTGTTCTGATTATTATCACTTTATAGAActcgatatatatatatatagtaaaataGCAGTGTTGGTTAATCTGGTAACACGTCGTTTTATGTAGTTATTAGTGGAAATCAGGTACATATGTTAGTAGAGGACGAAGACATACTAGGGGTAAAATAGGAAAATAGAAATGTTGCCTTCGACCAAATGGGATATATATAATCCCTACTAATATTCTAGTGATTCTTtgcaaaattaaataaataaataaataaatagaaataaaaaaattctcgATGGAGTTTCATATTATTTCAAAAAGTTTAAAGAGTGCACATGACTGAATTGTTGATCAATCTAGTGCATAATATGTGGTAGTGCACATTATTCCTGTGCCATTCTGACGAAAATGCTTCCTGGGGTGCGgaaaatgaataaataatttaatttaatgttGGTTGAAGATAAAAAAATTCTCAAAATTCAGAGCATAATCTATTACTAACTTTATTGAATAGGCAACAAATTCTTCCggtttaaatttaattaaataaaattgattaatttCAAATTTGGATAAAACGAAAAAACGGGTCCTACAACCTGTGTAAGtttatttctctttttgtataatatatttaattaaataaatgaaTACAGAACATATCGATAAGTATGCAGTAACACTTTTTATTATAGaataaatttaaacaaaaaggTGGTTATCTATTCTACTATAAGTACTCTGACACTTCTCAGGTATATTCAAGTCccaatctactaaaaacctgcttaaagcCTTTGCTAATTTAAGTATTGGAGTCTCTTACAGGTACTACCCCTCACTTCCTCACGAGGAACTCGGACGACAGCACCTCGACACCAGCACAAGTCAGATGCTGCCTCAAAAAAAATCTGGACCTCATGCTCAGACCCAAATAACCGTTTCAGGTTCCTCGGAACATTAGCGCCATTGTCGGGGACCTGAAAGTCTACATTTGCGTATGGTGGATAACCAATATGAGGATGGTCACATGGCATCTAAGTTGGAACCAGAACCCTACCATGACGACTTGACGCTAGAATTACCTCCGCCTCGAGAGAGAACAAACATCACTCACGGAGAAGAGACATCGGGAAACCCTCATCCACGACAGATTCATTCAGAGGTCCCCCCTTCCGAAGATGAACCTCCCCATCCGACAGAAATACTTGGATTAGTTCACGGCCATCGTGGACGATTAGAACAACTCGAGTTGGAGGATGAGCGACAACGAGAAGCAGAACGAGAATTACGAAGAGAAGTACGACGACGaaaagaattggaagaaaagcTCTTGAGATTAGAAGTCggcttctgaagaagaagcaattGGGAGGAAAGCCCTCTAAGAGGTGAAGATACGTAGTTTGTTGAAGAGATCATGCGAGCTAGGGTTCCTAGAAATTTCAAAACTCCCGACATGAATCTTTACGACGGAACAAACCGATCCAAGgcatcacctcagcaatttcaaaagtcggatgtaacTAGCTAATGCCTTTGATGTGAGTCGCTGCAAAACCTTTCCGACAACTTTGACCAAAGCTAcaatgaagtggttcgataacTTATCTCCCATGTTGGTAGCTTTCTTTGACGACCTGGCAAGGAAGTTCCTTACCATATTTTCAATATAAAAAGACAAAGTAAAACACGTTCTAAGCCTGCTAGGGgttaaataagaagttggagagACGCGTTGAGGCTATATGGAGAGATTTAACAAAGCCTGCTTGAAAATACAAAACCTACCTACTGAagcagtaataatggggttgGTTAATAGCCTTAGAGAAGGGCCGTTCTCCTAATCCATATCCAAGTGACAACCGACTTTCTTGTATGAAGTAcaagagcgggcagaaaaatacatcaacatggagaaaaATTCCCGACTTAGAGAGCCTCTCCCGAGGCCCAACCTGTCCTACCCAACTCGGGACAAGGAAAAAGAAGctaagaaaaaggaagagtaCAACTCGGAAAAACCTCGAAGGTATCATAACTACACCCCACTCTATTTTTGTAGATGTATATAGGGAGATATGCCATACGGAGAAGCTTCCACTCCCTCGCCCTATCAAACATAAAAGGCAGGAAGCCAGACAGAATACTGTGAGTACCACAAGCTCTATGGACATTCTACCAATGATTGTTATGATTTAAAGAATGTAGAAAAATTGGCCAGAGAAGATCGGCTAGACAGGTACTTGGCTAAAAGATCGGACAatcaaagaaaaaggaagagagaTGAAGATGGAGGTCAGCAAGAACGTCCCCCGCCAACTCCTGAACaacacatacacatgataaatgAAGGGTTTTCTAGAAGAGGAATCTCAAAATCCTCACGTAAGAGGAATCTCAAAGAGGTGTACCAAATCGGGGAAGACAATAGAATTCCCGATTTACCAACCATCTCTTTCACAAAAAAGGATGCACAAAGAGTGACTCCAGGGCACGATaactgatgattggatttttgacggtttagaatttcactaatgaaatctcgttgtaaagtatagtctctaaaccaacaataattctttcatacaaaaatttgtttgtcacaagtacaaacccctaaaatctataaaccgaagtatttaaacctcgagtcGTTCTCCATAGGAATTGCGATAAAGTGCCTTGCTATTGGTTATGAGGTatgtttggggtttttaagatattagacaaaaaaatataaattgcaaagaaaataaactaacaactaacaaagctcttggcaagatatgagaactaaaaatcctatcctagttatcctcctcaattatGATCACAagttgttcattgctcccacttagttaacctctaaccatggagggaagtcaagtggatgaatcaatttgattcctcaagtcctaatcaactcctaaaggagaGACTAGcgttagaggcattcaaatcaattagcaacttctaattatcaatcaacaaaggaattaaataactcaagagtcactaattactcaaccaaagccaagaggaacaaaatctatactaaaatccaaccaagcgtttcatcaaacacttggaaggcataaaaggaaagcatagtgaaattgcaaggaaagtaaatctacactactcaattacaagtaattaaacaacaacaattaaaggaaataagatctacatgaattacctcaaatttcATTAAAGAAAAATAGAGGAAGAAAGAGTGCATCAACAACAAAGTAACAATTACAAGAATGATATACAAAAGTAGAGAGGGGAAGAGTAGAGGAACAAGAATTGATAAAGGAAAAGTGAATCAaagcatgaaattaaactagatctaagaactaaacctaatctaCCTctatcctaatcctagagagaagtgagagcttctctctctaaaactaactctaaactaatcctaatgagtgtgaatgaTGGAATCCCtcttgctcttcaatccttggctttaaatagcatttttggcaccaaagttggttaggattgggcccacaacccttctgaattcgctggccacgttttctatttaaaaatcaCGTGCGGCCTTCGGCACGGATGCATACCgtgtgcgtgcgcgtccatgaGTTAGTTTGCAATCCGCGCGGAGGCATACAGTGCGCGCGCGTCCTTGGCGTTTTCCAaatctttggcttttcatgatttcttcgctttgcatgctttcctcttca
The genomic region above belongs to Arachis stenosperma cultivar V10309 chromosome 5, arast.V10309.gnm1.PFL2, whole genome shotgun sequence and contains:
- the LOC130980101 gene encoding uncharacterized protein LOC130980101 isoform X2, producing MGTKVQKFSGYYSMRDLNEESSSCGWPLLYGENKALTNGQYYNNYLPSSTTADACSVYDKDFVKQMMLEHEATFKSQVYELHRLYRIQRDLMNEAKRKELHKNHIPVEASYSTCPLASQITTEDGQKSHISDFLVGSSTCAKTSASAIEGIHTPLGSIKGIGKESKPFPSPNGSSSKDVELLESRPSKVRRRMFDLQLPANEYIDTDESEKLNDEKFSGPAMFFPDRNGNTGKEGVEKLFCGNGGKTVTLGETSKSEQCSGRNGLADLNEPVQVEETNDSPYVELRNHDPCQVATECSEHSATKKKTEFFGSSRDHFLNSHQGTDSWVQSNGYLENNGNGKSWIPSVADTGRVKSNLQSIPQVLKLEKSHLSSQTMQDGHSKAHESTSDYLIGQSKADLWRERNVNALDIDERNHEHTVNRHPSLFAVSPSSDLSKSWSNLASSWKMANGNLNQKLISVQKPPFLKALDALSRSSQSHQSNGVLEASWPLNINSKPDPGFHCDVPVQNGFYPGLSSYCSKEPSTNISSISYDRLNHDNDCKIIPQHFINNLSSKSFKGSNSNCNDVKAGKGIDLNVLLSNGSSMDGEKEHEDHVVLPWLRAKTMCKNEVENADRCITIGESSFSHVASKSNKGKTGQGASGTFLHIVPSVSGSNEIEQSRMKLSEFSGNKKILGVPIFDIPHVSPKKEVSSNTPPSMPIRNPCDLEPAENSRKTRIFDINLPCDDAAALELDEVVNETVVTKERSSTSKPNSRIQIDLNLSMSDDEASLMSIPSANEEVHTEIDLEVRAVPETEEDTITEEKQLESSLSSGEGPEEKVEQPQQPQDELVRNAAEAIVALSLVPCDQVDGVMCSLLESPMQDPLSWFADLISSSKDNLESTCDDSRGKDGEDNEGCSTIVLEELDYFESMTLKLKETKEEDYMPKPIVPEDFKIEETIQLLPTRARKGPARRGRQRRDFQRDILPGLASLSRHEVTEDLQIFGGLMRATGHSWHSGLTRRNSSRNGCGRGRRKAQVNPSPPLPPVANETCTPLIQQLNNIEVGLEDRSLTGWGKTTRRPRRQRCPAGSVPN
- the LOC130980101 gene encoding uncharacterized protein LOC130980101 isoform X1 — encoded protein: MGTKVQKFSGYYSMRDLNEESSSCGWPLLYGENKALTNGQYYNNYLPSSTTADACSVYDKDFVKQMMLEHEATFKSQVYELHRLYRIQRDLMNEAKRKELHKNHIPVEASYSTCPLASQITTEDGQKSHISDFLVGSSTCAKTSASAIEGIHTPLGSIKGIGKESKPFPSPNGSSSKDVELLESRPSKVRRRMFDLQLPANEYIDTDESEKLNDEKFSGPAMFFPDRNGNTGKEGVEKLFCGNGGKTVTLGETSKSEQCSGRNGLADLNEPVQVEETNDSPYVELRNHDPCQVATECSEHSATKKKTEFFGSSRDHFLNSHQGTDSWVQSNGYLENNGNGKSWIPSVADTGRVKSNLQSIPQVLKLEKSHLSSQTMQDGHSKAHESTSDYLIGQSKADLWRERNVNALDIDERNHEHTVNRHPSLFAVSPSSDLSKSWSNLASSWKMANGNLNQKLISVQKPPFLKALDALSRSSQSHQSNGVLEASWPLNINSKPDPGFHCDVPVQNGFYPGLSSYCSKEPSTNISSISYDRLNHDNDCKIIPQHFINNLSSKSFKGSNSNCNDVKAGKGIDLNVLLSNGSSMDGEKEHEDHVVLPWLRAKTMCKNEVENADRCITIGESSFSHVASKSNKGKTGQGASGTFLHIVPSVSGSNEIEQSRMKLSEFSGNKKILGVPIFDIPHVSPKKEVSSNTPPSMPIRNPCDLEPAENSRKTRIFDINLPCDDAAALELDEVVNETVVTKERSSTSKPNSRIQIDLNLSMSDDEASLMSIPSANEEVHTEIDLEVRAVPETEEDTITEEKQLESSLSSGEGPEEKVEQPQQPQDELVRNAAEAIVALSLVPCDQVDGVMCSLLESPMQDPLSWFADLISSSKDNLESTCDDSRGKDGEDNEGCSTIVLEELDYFESMTLKLKETKEEDYMPKPIVPEDFKIEETIQLLPTRARKGPARRGRQRRDFQRDILPGLASLSRHEVTEDLQIFGGLMRATGHSWHSGLTRRNSSRNGCGRGRRKAQVNPSPPLPPVANETCTPLIQQLNNIEVGLEDRSLTGWGKTTRRPRRQRCPAGNPPSIPLT